AAACCAAGAGAACGACTAAAGTCGTTACTACGAACATCGGAAACGCCTGAAGGCGTTACTACGAACTTTTATTCCGTTAAGGCTTTTTGCTGTTGATATAGGGCTTTAAATCGACGCTGTTGTTCATTGTGATTGACAAGGGGTGCAGGATATCCAGAGGATTCCCGTTCTAATGGGAGAATTTTCCCTGAAATTAAAGCTTCTGTCTCAATGGATCGCAACTCGGGTACCCACTCGCGAATGTAGTCTCCTTCGGGGTCGAATTTCTGGGTTTGGGTTGTGGGATTGAAAATTCGTAGGGGTTTGGGGTCCATGCCACTGGAGGCACTCCACTGCCAACCGCCATTGTTTGCAGCGAGGTCTCCATCATATAATTTCTGCATGAAATATTGTTCTCCCCATTGCCAATTTATAATCAAGTCTTTGGTGAGAAAACTGGCGACAATCATCCGGCAACGGTTGTGCATCCAGCCGGTTTCATTCAGTTGGCGCATGGCAGCATCAACGATGGGATAGCCGGTTTGTCCTTCACACCAAGCTTGAAAGTGTTCTTCGTTATTCTCCCAAGGAAAGTCTTTCCAAGTGTCTCGATAAGGTCCGGTTGCGAGTTCGGGAAAGTGATAAAGTGCTTGTTGATAAAATTCGCGCCATGCGAGTTCTTGTTGCCAGGTTTGGACACCTTTGCGAGTTTCGTCACTCCGGCATTGTTCAGAGGCGTTGAGGGTGGCATTCCAGACGGTGCGAATGCCGATCGCCCCAAATTTGAGGGCGGCACTTAATAGAGAAGTTCCGGGAACTGCGGGGAAATTCCGTTGTTCGTCGTAGTCGTAAATGGTGCGATCGCTAAAGTCTTCGAGTTGCGATCGCGCGGCAGTTTCTCCCGGTTCCAGCATCAGGGGATTATCCCAACTTAATCCTAAATCTTTGAGGGTCGGTAACGCAACTACACCAGCATTTTTGGCCCGTTCTTGTTCAGATTCAGTTAGGGATATAGCCTGTTCTAATCCCGGGACAGCTTCTGCTTTTGTTTGGCGAATCCAGTTTTTCCAAAATGGCGTATAAACGGTGTAGGGATTGCCGGTATTACTACAAATCTCTCCGGGAAAATGTAATAGCTGGTCCCAAAAGGTTTCCACTGCAATTCCCTGTTCTTTGAGGGCTTCTCGAACTGCTTTATCTCGGTCCTGGGAATAAGGTTCTATATCTAAATTCCAATAGACAAATTGAGCTTGTAAGGCAGTGGCTAATCGGGCGATCGCCTGTCTGGGTTCATCAAACAGGATGAACAATTGACTCCCTATTTTAGCATAGTTTTCCTGGAGTTCAGCCAAACAACCGAGCATATATTTAACTCGGGCTGGAGCAATATCAGCGCCGTTTAAAATATTGGGGTCTAGGCAAAATACGCCAACAAGTTTTCGGCTTTTCTCAAAGGCAGTCGCCAATCCGATATTATCGGTGATTCTTAAATCGCGGCGATGCCAAAACAAAATTAAATCAGACATGAATCTTCCTTGGTTTTATAAGTCGCTTTAATTTTGGGGTTGAGTTTCCTTTAAGGGGATTGCTAATTCTCAGAGCATTTCTCACTCTTTAAACCCCCAAACCGGCATGGACAGAAAATGCCATGTCCGGTGCGATATTTTACTTAAAAATTTAGAAGACGCTGCGCTAGGAAAAAGCTAGAAATTGACTTAGAATCCACCGCTTCTCCATTGAGAATTGCCAGCTCAAAATCGTGAGGCGTCATTAAAACGGTTTGGATATCTTCATCCTCATCTAATTGTTGCGGCGTGGTTAATTTTTCTAAATCTTGGGCTAAAAAGGCGTAAATTACTTCATCAGAATACCCGGGTGCAAGGAAAAATTGACCTAATCTTTGCCATTGATGAGCACGGTAACCCGTTTCTTCTTGGATTTCCCGCTGGATGGTTTGAAAGGGGTCTTCATCATGTTCCACGGTTCCCGCCGGAAATTCTAGTAATCGTCCTTGGACAGCAAAGCGATATTGTTCTACTAAAACGAGTCGTCCATCTGCGGTAACGGGGATGCAGAGTGCGCCGCCTGGGTGTCGAATGCATTCCCATTCTCCTTCGGCACCATTGGGAAGGCGTAAACGGTTGACATCAAAGCCAAATTTTCGACCGGAATAGGAGAGA
This portion of the Laspinema palackyanum D2c genome encodes:
- a CDS encoding FAD-binding domain-containing protein, which produces MSDLILFWHRRDLRITDNIGLATAFEKSRKLVGVFCLDPNILNGADIAPARVKYMLGCLAELQENYAKIGSQLFILFDEPRQAIARLATALQAQFVYWNLDIEPYSQDRDKAVREALKEQGIAVETFWDQLLHFPGEICSNTGNPYTVYTPFWKNWIRQTKAEAVPGLEQAISLTESEQERAKNAGVVALPTLKDLGLSWDNPLMLEPGETAARSQLEDFSDRTIYDYDEQRNFPAVPGTSLLSAALKFGAIGIRTVWNATLNASEQCRSDETRKGVQTWQQELAWREFYQQALYHFPELATGPYRDTWKDFPWENNEEHFQAWCEGQTGYPIVDAAMRQLNETGWMHNRCRMIVASFLTKDLIINWQWGEQYFMQKLYDGDLAANNGGWQWSASSGMDPKPLRIFNPTTQTQKFDPEGDYIREWVPELRSIETEALISGKILPLERESSGYPAPLVNHNEQQRRFKALYQQQKALTE
- a CDS encoding NUDIX hydrolase; its protein translation is MVFGQEPPTLIQHRLSYSGRKFGFDVNRLRLPNGAEGEWECIRHPGGALCIPVTADGRLVLVEQYRFAVQGRLLEFPAGTVEHDEDPFQTIQREIQEETGYRAHQWQRLGQFFLAPGYSDEVIYAFLAQDLEKLTTPQQLDEDEDIQTVLMTPHDFELAILNGEAVDSKSISSFFLAQRLLNF